The Gemmatimonadaceae bacterium DNA segment CGCACCGTCGCCGGATCGTGCGCGATGCCGGTCGGGTCCAGTCCATTGGGCTGCGCCAGCCAAGGCAGCAACGCGAGGCCGACGGCGAGCTGGATGCGTTGGACGAAGCTCATCCGGGCGCGCAGCGCCGGACTCGTGAGGATCGCGAAGTCCACCGGCCGACGCCGCGCGGCGAGGAATCCCGCCACGACCGCGCCACCCATCGAGTGCCCCAGCAGGAGCAGCGGGCCGTTCGGCGCGCGCACGGCATCTACCACCGTCGCGAGGTCGGCGGACAGGGCGTCCGTGTGCGGCAGCACGCCGCGCTTGCCGTCGGAGCGGCCGTGTCCGCGGTGGTCGTAACCCACGGCAGTGAACCCACGCGCGGCCAGCCAGGCGGCGACGTGCGCGTAGCGTCCGCCGTGCTCGCCCAAACCGTGCACGATCAGCACCGTGCCGCGTGTGCCCTCTCCCGGCCAGCGGTAGAGGTGCAGGGCGGTACCATCGGCGGCGCGCAGGGACTCGGGAGGCTTGGTCACGGGTATATAGTATGAAGGCTGTAATCTTAGGTGGTTCCCCGGCTCTCGGCGACGATGACGCGATTCCTGCACACGAGACTCCTGACGTTCACGCTGCTCGCGGCGCTGACGCCGCCGGCCGCGCGCGCGCAGGCGTCGGGAGTGCCCGGTGACCAGGCGGCACAGGCCAGCGCACCAGACACCGCGCTGGCTGCGCGCGAGCTCGTGGTCGTGCTGCACGGGATGGGACGGACCACCTACTCGATGCGTCCCGTGGAAACGGCTCTCAAGGCTGCGGGCTATGACGTGCTCAACATCGGCTATTCGAGTTATTGCTGCTCGATCGCCGAGTTGGGTGCGGCACTACGCCGTGAGATTGATGCCAAGCGCCGTCCCGAGCACGTGACGCTGCACTTCGTCGGCCACAGCCTCGGCGGTATCCTCGCGCGCTGGGTGGCGGCGCAGGACGACCGCCCGGCCGGTATCGGACGCATCGTGATGCTCACGCCGCCCAACCAGGGGGCGCGGATGGCGGACCGTTTCACGCCCTTGGTCGGGTGGCTGCTTGAGCCCATCGACGAGTTGCGCACCGATAGTACGGCGACCGTGCGGAAGATCCCGCCGCCGCGGGGCGTCTCCGTGGGCGTGGTAGCGGCGCGCGGCGACGATACGGTGGATATCTCCGAGACCCACATCTACGGCGAGGCGGACCACGTCGTGGTGGACGGCAGCCATACCTTCGTGATGCGCCGCGAAGAGGTGCACCGTCTGGTGCTTGGCTTCCTGCGCGATGGCCGCTTCCCGCTCGACACCCGCAGCGCGCGATGAACGCGTCCGATGCCGCGGTGCCGATCCTCGTCTACGACGGCGATTGCGGATTCTGCGCACGATCGGTGCAGTTCGTCCTCGCCCACGACAGACGCGGCACCGTGCGCTTCGCCGCGCGCGACGGCATTGCCGGGCGCGCCGTGCGTGAGCGGCACTCGCATCTCCTGACCGTGGAGTCGATGCTCTGGGTCGAGACGGTGGACGGGCGCGAGGTGGTCCGCACGCACTCGGATGCCGTGCTCGCGACCGCCGCCTACCTCGGCGGCGGGTACGCCGTCCTGGCGGCACTCGGGCGGCTGGTTCCGCGCATCCTGCGCGACCCGGTCTATAACGCCGTGGCGCGCGTGCGCCGCCGCCTGCTCCGTCGCGCGCCGGCCTGTGCGTTGCCCCAGCCTCACGAACTGGCGAGGATGCTGCCGTAGGGGGCGCAAGCCCGCGAATCCGGTCCGAGGGGTTGACGGCGATGCGCGTCGGGCGCATATCGTGCGTTTAACACTCCCATCGGAGACACAGGATGCGAGCATTTCTCGGCGCGGTCAGCTTGGCTGTCGTGATTCTAGCCGCCGAGCTTGAGGCGCAGAGGCTGGGCCCCGAGGTGCGCCGGCCGCGCCTCACGGCGAGTGCGGACACCAACGACGCCGTCGCCTACCTCGAGCTCGGGATGGCCTCGGCCGCCGAGTCGCCGGATGTGGCGGCCGATGCCTTCTACTGGGCCGCGCGTCTCGATCCTTCCGCACCGGGTGCACTGCACGGACGTCGCATCGCCCTGCTGACGCGTCGTCCACAGACGCTGAACCAGTACTTCCAGGGCGGACGTCGCGCGCGCGAGAATAGCCGCGAGTTCAGGTCGATCGACTCGCTGCAGCTGCGGGCACTGAATCTCGATCCTCTGA contains these protein-coding regions:
- a CDS encoding lysophospholipase codes for the protein MTKPPESLRAADGTALHLYRWPGEGTRGTVLIVHGLGEHGGRYAHVAAWLAARGFTAVGYDHRGHGRSDGKRGVLPHTDALSADLATVVDAVRAPNGPLLLLGHSMGGAVVAGFLAARRRPVDFAILTSPALRARMSFVQRIQLAVGLALLPWLAQPNGLDPTGIAHDPATVRAYLDDPLVHDRISARLAKATLDAGATALGAAARWTVPTLLLYGGSDRLVDPAGSDAFAASAPTEVVESERFDALYHEILNEGTLAAPVFARLERWLDARVPR
- a CDS encoding DUF393 domain-containing protein, whose translation is MNASDAAVPILVYDGDCGFCARSVQFVLAHDRRGTVRFAARDGIAGRAVRERHSHLLTVESMLWVETVDGREVVRTHSDAVLATAAYLGGGYAVLAALGRLVPRILRDPVYNAVARVRRRLLRRAPACALPQPHELARMLP